The DNA sequence GACGCACCTTGCCTAGAGCTAACTTATAACTGGCCAGACGAAGATGGCAATCAAGAAAGCTACAGCGGTGGGCGCAATTTTGGCCATATAGCCTTGGCGGTAGAGGACATCTACGGCTTATGTGAAAAGCTACAAAATGCGGGAGTAACCATTAATCGCCCACCCCGTGATGGCCACATGGCATTTATCGTTTCACCTGATGGGATCTCAGTTGAGTTACTGCAACAAGGAAAATCTTTAGCACCACAAGAACCTTGGGCATCTATGCCTAGCGTCGGCTCTTGGTAAGCCTCGGCTGAACCTTACAGTAACGTTGTAAACAAGGCGATACACGATAATAAAGTGTTTCGCCTTATTATATGGAACGAACGTTCAAAATAGGGTAGGAAACCGCGAGTTTTTTTTGATAAGCTACTAACAATTGTATAACAAAAATCTAAGCCGTATTTATGGATGAAAGCGACAAGATTATCGCCGAATTGCGTGAGCAAAATCGGCAATTGAAAGCCCAATTAAACGAAGCTAAAAATCTGCTTAAAATCTCCCTAGACGATAGTGGCCTAGTGCTTTGGGAGCAAGATGTTCCCAGTGGAAAGCTCAGCCTATATAACGCTGAATATGGAGAGATCTGCGGTATATCGCCGAGTAAACAAGAAGCATTATACGAAAACTGGAAGTCTAACCTTCATCCTGAAGATAGAGAGTTAGCCATTAGCGCATTTGACTCGATGATTCAGGGTGACAACGATGAATACGCGATTGAATACCGCATGATTCACCAAGACGGCAGCACCCGCTGGATAAAAGATCGCGGCACGATTCGAGAATACGATACCAATAACAATCCGCTAAGGGTTATTGGAACCCATATCGACGTTACCCAATTACGTATTGACCAGCATCGCTTATCTAAGTTGGCCCACCAAGATACCCTAACCGGTTTACTAAACCGACACGCATTTGAGGGCGAGTTTGATAACTACTGCCAGTCTATAGGTAATCAAGGCGGTACCCTAATGTTTATAGATTTGGATAAATTCAAACCGATAAACGACAAATACGGGCACACAGCCGGCGATAGGATCCTTAAAGCTTGCGCTGAACAAATCCAAAGTAATTGCCCTGAGCAAGGCCAAACAGGCCGTATTGGTGGGGATGAGTTTGCCTTATTAATTCCCTTTAGCGACCCTGAAAAGTTAGAACAACTTTGCAAACAATTGTTAGCAAGCTTTAGCCTGCCTTTCAAATACAACCATATTGAAGTCTCGGTAACCTTAAGCATTGGAATGTGCAGCTTTCACCGTCACAATGAAGAGTTTGGCGAAATACTGCATCGCGCCGACCAAGCCATGTATCGAGTAAAACACGATGGAAAGAACAATTATTGTTTATGGGGCACTGACAATTAGTTACTTTGCAAAGCTTTGCAACCACCGTTGTATTGGCGTTTTACGCAATGAGAACAACCCAGCAACTATCACTAAATAGATAACGGGCTCTATCCACCCTGATTTTAACGACCACCAAAAGTGAATCACCACTAATATTGAAATAGGGTAGATAAAACCGTGTAGTTGCAACCAACGACGCCCCAGCTTTTGCTGTAGTGTCTTAAACGAAGTGATACTCATCGCGAATAACAATACAAAGCTCAGCATTCCTAACCAGATGTAAGGGCGCTTGAGGGTTTCTTGCCAAAACAGTGACCAATCTAAGCCCAGGTCTATTAAAAGGTAAGCGGCTAAATGCAGCAAGGCATAAACAAAGACATATAAACCAATTAATCGCCGAAAAGCCAATAAGCTTGGTAGCTTAAAGCGCTTAGACAGCGGCGCTAAACATAAGGTAATGATCAGTATATTTAGCGCACTATTTGCTAAATAATGGATGATAGCCTGCACTGGATCCCCGCCCCACCAATTATTAAGCACCGCCAATATGCAATAAATCAACGGACTTAATAACAGTAGATGTAAAACTGTACGCGTTTGCCATTGGTGGCTAGCTAACCATCTATTTATCGACTTGTTCACATGCCCCCCTAATAAAAGCGCCTTAAGTCCATATCTTTATACAAATGCGCCACCTGGTCACCGTAGCCATTAAACATTTGAGTATCGATACGCTTGCGCCCCAACAAGCCCGCATCGTCAATTCTACGCTCTGAAGCTTGACTCCAACGAGGGTGATCCACTTGCGGATTAACATTGGCATAGAAACCATACTCGTGAGGGCCTAAAAGATTCCAAGTGGTAGGAGGTTGAGTGGCGGAAAAATGAATCCGCACTATCGACTTAATGCTCTTAAAACCATATTTCCACGGCACAACTAAACGCAGCGGTGCACCATTTTGTGCCGGTAAGGTTTTGCCATACATGCCTACAGCCATGAAGGACAGCGGGTTCATCGCCTCATCTAAGCGCAAACCTTCTACATAGGGGTAGCTAATACCGCCCCCTAAAAA is a window from the Agarivorans sp. TSD2052 genome containing:
- the gloA gene encoding lactoylglutathione lyase, giving the protein MKFLHTMVRVKDLDDSLNFYCNLLGMSEARRYESEQGRFSLIYLAADEDLARVKAEDAPCLELTYNWPDEDGNQESYSGGRNFGHIALAVEDIYGLCEKLQNAGVTINRPPRDGHMAFIVSPDGISVELLQQGKSLAPQEPWASMPSVGSW
- a CDS encoding sensor domain-containing diguanylate cyclase, with the translated sequence MDESDKIIAELREQNRQLKAQLNEAKNLLKISLDDSGLVLWEQDVPSGKLSLYNAEYGEICGISPSKQEALYENWKSNLHPEDRELAISAFDSMIQGDNDEYAIEYRMIHQDGSTRWIKDRGTIREYDTNNNPLRVIGTHIDVTQLRIDQHRLSKLAHQDTLTGLLNRHAFEGEFDNYCQSIGNQGGTLMFIDLDKFKPINDKYGHTAGDRILKACAEQIQSNCPEQGQTGRIGGDEFALLIPFSDPEKLEQLCKQLLASFSLPFKYNHIEVSVTLSIGMCSFHRHNEEFGEILHRADQAMYRVKHDGKNNYCLWGTDN
- a CDS encoding protein-methionine-sulfoxide reductase heme-binding subunit MsrQ — encoded protein: MNKSINRWLASHQWQTRTVLHLLLLSPLIYCILAVLNNWWGGDPVQAIIHYLANSALNILIITLCLAPLSKRFKLPSLLAFRRLIGLYVFVYALLHLAAYLLIDLGLDWSLFWQETLKRPYIWLGMLSFVLLFAMSITSFKTLQQKLGRRWLQLHGFIYPISILVVIHFWWSLKSGWIEPVIYLVIVAGLFSLRKTPIQRWLQSFAK